In Paenibacillus durus, the DNA window TTAGGAGGCTGTTATATGGTTCCTACAATGATCTCAAAGCCGTCATTTAAAGTTGCCGGTTATGGAATAACAACCAATATCGCAGATGGAAGTTTTACTAAAGATATTGCTGCTTTTTGGAACAATTACGATATTAACGGATGGGAATGTAAAATGTATGACCTGCTTAATCCACCGAAACATGGTGAAGTCGGGATCTGTGTACCGGAGTCTAGAGAAAGCGATAGCTTGATCTATTTGCTAGGAGTCATTGTTGAAGATTTTGAAAAAGTGACTCCAGACATGATTACTCTTGAAGTGCCTGAAGCTACCTACGCCGTATTCACTACTCCTCCTGTGGATGTGACAATCGGAGGAAAAAACGGTAAAGCCAATCAGGAGGATTTCCCCAACGCGATTAGTAAAACATGGAAGTATATCTTTGAGGAATGGTTCAAGGATAGTGGGTATGAGTATGATGAGACCAAATTGGATTTTGAATTCTACGATGAACGCTGCCATTTCCGTCCAGATACAGTTATGGATATCTATGTACCCGTTATAAAGAAGATTTAAGCTGAAATAGTAAATAGAGAAAGGGCTGTTTCCCCATGATATGGAGATTACGGTCCTTTTTTGCTCTTCAAGCCTTCTTTATTGTCTCATAGAATGAAATTAACTTCTTGTAGTTGTGAATTCGCCGCTGATTTGATAAAAAGCGACGGATTCCTCCCCCAAAATATAATACTCCCCCCTAGAATTTAGTGTGTTTATGTAATTAACTGTATGTTGTTTTTAAAATACCTTATGTTTCAGTAGCCATACCAAGAATAAAGGATCGAAAAACTTCTGTTGCCTACGAGGTGAAAAACGCCAAAATGCAAACTGTTTAATATTTTCATAGTGTTATATCATGTTTTGAAATAAACGTACAGGAGGTTCTGCATTTGCTCAAAAAATTAAAAGTCTATATGAACCTATCGTCGAATCGGGCCATAAAACGGTCCAAAGGCGTGTCCATTTCCCGTATTGTGCGAACCGCCGTCCGACAGCTTGTACCTGTGGCGATCATTAACGCGCTCCTCTTTACGGGCCTACTGCCCATGACTACGTTTGCGGCAAGCAATGTCGATATCGTCGATATCGGTGTCGTCAGGCTGGCCGATGCACTGGAGGCTGGGGAGATTACCAGCGTTGAAGCAGTCCAGCAGTACCTGGACCGGATCAAAGCATATGACAAAGAGATCAACGGCAAACCAGGCTTGGGCACCATCGTGACGCTCAACGAAGATGCGCTCGCCCAAGCTGCCGAGCTTGACGCCGAACGTACGAGCGGCAAGGTTCGCGGCCCGCTGCACGGCATCCCTGTTCTCGTGAAGGACAACATTAATACGGCCGATATGCCTACCAGCCATGGCAATCAAGCTCTCGCCACCTACCAACCGCTGGAGGATGCGACTGTTGTCCAACGGCTTAAAGACGCAGGAGCAATCATCTTAGGGAAGACGAATATGGCCGAGTTCGCCATGTTCTGGGACACCGCCAGCTCCGTCCACGGCCGGACGTATAATCCGTACGACCTCGCGAAAAATATCAACGGATCCAGCGGCGGCACGGGTGCCGCGGTTGCCGCGAGCTTGGCGGCGATTGGCCTCGGAACCGAGTCTTGCGGCTCCATTACCGACGTCGCCGCGTTTACTAACCTGGTTGGCTTCCGTCCGACGGTCGGACTCGGCTCCATGGCGGGGGTCGACTACAACCCGCTCGGAGATGCGATCGGACCGCTTGCGCTATCGGTTCAGGACGCGGCCATGCTGCTCGACGTGATCGCTGGAACCGATCCTAAGGACCCCTGGACCGTTGAAGCGGATGCCAACAAACCGAAATCCTATGTCGATTCGCTGTCCGATACGTCTCTCAAGGGTGCGCGGATCGGGTACGCAGTCGCGCCGTTCGGCGGATACGACTATATCCCCGGTACAGAATCCGATGCCACCCTCTCGGTTGTCGACGGAGCGGTCGCCGATCTGGAAGCTCAAGGCGCCACGGTTGTAAAAATCCCGCTGAATCGGAGCTGGTGGAACACCTACGCCCCTGCGGATGCATCTTATTGGGCGACGACCGGGCACGAAGATTACTTCGTACGTACCAAAGCGGAGTGGCCGGTGGGCTTGGCAGCACTGACCGAGCCTTTCGACAAAATCAACTTCGGCGACATCATCGCCGGCAGCCCCAATATGGAAAAAACTGCTAAAGAATGGTTGTCGTGGGACGACAAACAACCGCGCGACGAAAAAGGCTTCGCTGCCGCAGTCGACGCACGGAAGAAGTTCGCGGAAGGCGTAGACGGAATTTTCTCCGAATACCAGCTCGATGCACTAGCATATCCGACCGTCGCGGCTCCGCCGGCGACTGTCCACGAAGACCCGGCTGTACTCATCGATCCCGAACAGTTCGGCACCCATTGCGGCTGGGCTAACTACACCGGACGCCCTGTTGTCACCGTACCGGCAGGGTTCGCCGACGACTTCCCCGTCGGGATCAGCTTACTCGGTTCGAAGTACGCTGATGCCGAGCTGTTAAGCTTTGCTTACGACTTGCAAGAATCCACACGCAACCGCAAGGCACCTAAGCTGACGCCTTCGTTGCTTGCAGGTGTTTCATCCGGCGGCGATCCGAAGCCGGCTGCGACGCTTGAGGATATCAAAGGACATTGGGCGGAAGAGCAGATCCAAGAAGCTTTCAGCAGGGGACTTATAAAGGGCGATCCGGATCGGAA includes these proteins:
- a CDS encoding AraC family transcriptional regulator translates to MNYSVDIKRSIEYIEANIKEKLTPEIVSWHAGYSLYHFCRVFQVCMGVPVMEYIRKRRLSLASVELYKGRKIIDIALDYGYETQSGFTKAFRKEYGYNPTQYAVRMAGVQNYLNGEKNTLKLGGCYMVPTMISKPSFKVAGYGITTNIADGSFTKDIAAFWNNYDINGWECKMYDLLNPPKHGEVGICVPESRESDSLIYLLGVIVEDFEKVTPDMITLEVPEATYAVFTTPPVDVTIGGKNGKANQEDFPNAISKTWKYIFEEWFKDSGYEYDETKLDFEFYDERCHFRPDTVMDIYVPVIKKI
- a CDS encoding amidase family protein — encoded protein: MLKKLKVYMNLSSNRAIKRSKGVSISRIVRTAVRQLVPVAIINALLFTGLLPMTTFAASNVDIVDIGVVRLADALEAGEITSVEAVQQYLDRIKAYDKEINGKPGLGTIVTLNEDALAQAAELDAERTSGKVRGPLHGIPVLVKDNINTADMPTSHGNQALATYQPLEDATVVQRLKDAGAIILGKTNMAEFAMFWDTASSVHGRTYNPYDLAKNINGSSGGTGAAVAASLAAIGLGTESCGSITDVAAFTNLVGFRPTVGLGSMAGVDYNPLGDAIGPLALSVQDAAMLLDVIAGTDPKDPWTVEADANKPKSYVDSLSDTSLKGARIGYAVAPFGGYDYIPGTESDATLSVVDGAVADLEAQGATVVKIPLNRSWWNTYAPADASYWATTGHEDYFVRTKAEWPVGLAALTEPFDKINFGDIIAGSPNMEKTAKEWLSWDDKQPRDEKGFAAAVDARKKFAEGVDGIFSEYQLDALAYPTVAAPPATVHEDPAVLIDPEQFGTHCGWANYTGRPVVTVPAGFADDFPVGISLLGSKYADAELLSFAYDLQESTRNRKAPKLTPSLLAGVSSGGDPKPAATLEDIKGHWAEEQIQEAFSRGLIKGDPDRKFRPDEPVTRTEFIGLLVRTLQLQRSNSGLNFTDQADIPEWAREDIAAAVHLGIVTGYEDGTFRPNRSVTRAEMAVLLGKAAGLAQDGQSGVRFTDSDEIPEWASASVLAVTQTQLMNGRSEKRFEPNAATTRAEATVILGRLQGLKSE